A single window of Oerskovia paurometabola DNA harbors:
- a CDS encoding PH domain-containing protein: protein MSVNKNLAEGETVVMELRTHPKALFLPILVLVLIVAAAAAILWFSPEHPVILWGTLGVAAVAAFVWVVVPHLRWLTTKYTVTTKRLSTRTGILTRTGRDIPLYRINDVTYEKDLVDRMFGCGTLIISDATAKPGMTLPDVPHVEEVQVRLHELLFAADDGSDDGEWPPAEPRRA from the coding sequence ATGAGCGTCAACAAGAACCTCGCCGAGGGCGAGACCGTCGTCATGGAGCTGCGGACCCACCCCAAGGCCCTGTTCCTGCCGATCCTGGTCCTGGTCCTGATCGTGGCCGCGGCGGCGGCGATCCTCTGGTTCTCCCCCGAGCACCCCGTGATCCTGTGGGGCACGCTCGGCGTGGCGGCGGTCGCGGCGTTCGTGTGGGTCGTCGTGCCGCACCTGCGCTGGCTGACGACCAAGTACACGGTGACGACCAAGCGCCTGTCGACACGCACCGGCATCCTCACGCGCACGGGCCGCGACATCCCGCTCTACCGCATCAACGACGTCACGTACGAGAAGGACCTGGTCGACCGCATGTTCGGCTGCGGGACGCTCATCATCTCGGACGCGACCGCCAAGCCCGGCATGACCCTGCCCGACGTCCCGCACGTCGAGGAGGTCCAGGTCCGGCTGCACGAGCTGCTGTTCGCGGCCGACGACGGCTCGGACGACGGCGAGTGGCCCCCGGCCGAGCCGCGGCGCGCCTGA